The stretch of DNA CAATTTTTTGTGTATGGTTAACTTATTCGGCTAGCAAGTAACTccataaaaaaaatttcttgtGGAGTTCAGCTGGAAAATTTTTCAAGCTTGTTGAGGTGCCAACCTCACTTCACATGATGATTATGGGTTACTTATGAAAGAGTaacaaaagtaaaaaaaaaaaagatttcatGAGTCACAAAAGTTGAGTTCATATCAGACACCTCAAAGCAAGGAGAAAGGCATCAAAACAACTTGAGTGCAAAGTAACACATCTAAAGCGATCAAATCAAAGGGGGGCATAGAGTATCTTCTGTTGCAAAGCTCTTCGTGGGATCCTGTCTGCTGACAGCTCCCTCTCCTATGTTGCTCGCCGATCTATTTCCTTGTCATCGAAGCAGTAAAAGAACACTTGTTTCATCggaaaaatacaaaatacatattttgcaattttttttgaaaactaaacaaggcctcataagCAATCGTTTAACAATCCATGACGAATGCGAAAACGACAGTGAAAGGCGCAAGAAAACCTTAAAAATTAATCTTGACCGAACCAATGACGTTATCAAATGAAAGAGCACCAGCTGAGCGTGCAACATGTCAATATTATTAGTGCATCATCCACTCAAAAGTTACGTCAAAACACAAGTTTGGGAATGGCCTGTTAGGTAACTCTGAACCAGTCACATTAAGTAGAGCAAGCACAGTAACTCGCAAAGATCACATAAACATATGTAAAAGTAGATCAATGTTTGGTATGACATAGACATGCTTAAATAGTCATGACAAGGAAAGGAAATTCAACAAAATCTGGTGTTCTCAAATGGTTATGCttattttcaagacaaatctccACAGCATTCACTTTGTCATGCTCTTCAGAGAGTTTTGAAAACTGGCGGAAAAAAAAACTTCAGAATTGACATGTGGGAAACTACTCCTCGACGACAACGCTGATCTGGCCCTTGTCAAGCATGTCGTAGAAGGATCTAGTCTTCCTCTGCTCGTTCCAGTGGTGCATCTTCCACATACCTCCCGCAATCAGACCCAGGGTCATTCCAATGAAGATCTCCTTCACCACGCTCGGGCCCTTGAGGGTGGCATGTGCAACCCTGCCACCTGCCATTTGCTTGCTTGTTGAGGTCAGACGTCAAGTGCCTGAAGTGAAAGCAATGAAGATTCTGTGAGCTGATACGTGGGTGGCAACAGGCAGACAGCATATCTTCACTAGGGTAGAAAGATACTCTTAATAAATGCAGACATGTGCATACAATACAGCATCACATTTTGGCCCTTTCAAATTCTATGATTAGTCACACTTACAAGGGGAGGCTAAGGTgatatttatatagcaaaattggGCCCAAAATTGTATAGCAATGACTTATTATGAAGAATCACCCACAATATGCAGAGACATAAGCTTCGCAAAGCCAACAAGGTATTCAGAAATAGTGGAGGGATTTATTGTTCAACAGCAACCCCTCCCAGAAAATCACCATCAAAACTCAAGAGAGTCTAACTCCCTCTATTCTTACATTTGCATCCTAAATTGCACTATTCACTACAAAACATTTCTTAGCGATGAGGGCAGAAATAGAAAATGACACCTGAAACACTTCCAGCATTGGTCTCAATCATTGCTTCTTcgaccaaaaaaaaaacaaatgtaCACCAGGTACCCTTTACCTAACCTGGCACTCACTCCCAAACAAACATAGCCATAGCCATCATAGTCAAACAAAGCCACAAAATGCTGCAAAGCAAATTAGTTAGACGAATTTCATTATCACCCAACAAAGAATCAAGGTAACAATATCAACATTCTAGCATCTACAATAGCAAGAGCTAAAAGTATATACTACCTAACAAGCATACATCAAACCAGACAGAGAATAATATCAGAATCGCACAAGGCTGCATCATTTACTTATCATCTACTAAACAACAAATGTATTAATAAGCTATGAGGTTACCATGCTGATTTTCAATTCGATGCAAATCTTAGATGTTACATACACACCCAACAAAGACCAATGAGCATGCTTCACAAAAACTCCAAACAGAAACAACAGGTCGCTCACTTTGATCCAAGTGGTTGTAATACATGCTccaaaatactccctccatcacaAGTCTGATGATTTCTAGTGTTTGGTTTTCACAACGGTTTACAGGAGGGAAAATACATGTATCCCTCAATCAAACAATTAAATCACCAGTAATGCAAATAATTCCTCCATATTCAGGTAACCAATGCCATATATGGCAGCGTTATAATCATGCCTATTCAGTTGGATTACACCAAATGCCCTTATATTTGTGGACATAATCCAATTAGCTTCAGTAAAAATAGACAACATATTGACTTATTTGTGAAAtagacaacaacaacaacagacTGCTAACAAAAGGTAAAACCAAGAGCTTAGATGAGGCACACTTGAGACTTCAGTGAGTCTGCACTAAGAGCAGATTATGCTTCAGGGTAGGAAATGACTGGAAGATAGCTATGATACACATACATAAGTTATAATACAAATAAATCCAATTAATCTACAGGTAGGACCGTAGAAGCTCATGTAAAGTGGCTAGGGTCTGGAGACTCTGGACAATGACACAACGCCAAGGAACTTTACCAAAGTGTTTACAGGCTAACATCAGCAGGGAATTTCAATATTAACTCATTAATAAGAACTCAAGAATTACAATGTCATAGCTCATAGTTCAGCATAAATACAAGTGCATATGCAGACAATCTAAAGCGGCATCCATACCACAGCACCTGGTGTGATGTACTCATATACACCAATGCTTAGTCCTAAATATAATGTATCCTAGAAGCTAAATGGAAATGGAAAGCAACAGCAAGCCCATAAGAACTAATAACATGTGATATGAAGGAACCACCACACATTGGAGTAAATCTTGGGCCTAGGATAGAGGCTAAAGTCCATTCACACACTGCAAATTTTCTAAGAAGATTGAGACATGAAGATCCACATTGAAAAGCTTTAAACATAGAGTTGAAGATGAACAGTCAACTTGAACGTATGCTAGCTAGACGCCTAGACCCAAAATTCCAATATGTAACAGCTCCCATCAGTCAATGTCACAATAATATAGGCTTAAGAGACGCATCGTTTGAAGGTAGTGTTAAAAGCAGCCTGATTCCCAACCGAACCTATGAAGGTAATACAACATAagcatgcccttaaaaccatgTCTACTAGTTAATTTCCTATGCAAAGCAGAGAACCCTCCATTCATTCAGGGTATGGATGATCACAGAAATACTGAGTAGTGGAGTAAACATGACAACAGTCAATGTACATTTTTCCTATTGCTACATTCAGAATATGTGTTGTGCCCATGTGCATCACGAAACGAACACCTAGTCCGTGAGAGGCTACACACGGCAAAGGCTAATGCTAAGCAAGAAGATTAGACTCAACAGGGAAACTTGTGATAAGTTAGATGCACACTGGAGCTTAAGGAGCATAACTACATCCAAATCATGAATATGATCAATGCAAAACCTTTTTCAACATGAAAACATGGTAGACCAGAAAAAGTCACACAAAAAAAAGGTAGGTTATGCCTCTGTGTCATCCAGTTTATTAACATCAGTAACAACTGCATCACCCCATGAAGTTGATTCAAAGTACCCTATCATACTAGCCCATCCCTGCTGCATTCTGATCCTAGAGCAAACCGCAAAAACTGGATAAAGGGAATTATAATTAGACAGTATTTTCCTGCGACAACCACCATTTCTCTCCTCTTTTTCACCACCGGCAATCAAACACTAATCACATCGCCATATCGCATCGCAGGTCAACGGACACCGGTGCATATACGAATAGACCACCAGAACTGCTCGCTGCAGAATGGATCGCCACACCGCATCACTCCATGGCAGACAACCCTCGCGTCCCAGGAAACAAAAGCAGAGACAGCCACCGCATCGGCACCCCACGCCAAGCTATCGACACGACGACCTAGCCCTCTCGCCTTACACGCCCTCGACAGTCGACACCCCACACCGAAACGGGATCCCCCGCGGGAACCCAGCGCGCCGGCGCCGAGGTGGGGGGGAGCCAGATCCGAACGGCCAAGGAAACCGAAAGGGTTAGCTTTCTCTTCGAAACGCGAGGAGGCGCGTAGCGGTGTAGGATCAGGCGCCGGGAACGGAAATAAGTAAGGATCCGGGGTACGGTGGAGGGGTGGGGAGGGGAGCTCACCGCGCCGGAGATGGAGGGGGAACTGCGCCGCCGCCGAGAGGGAGGACACCGAGAGGGTAATTCGATCGCGTGGGTGGGGTGGCGTTTTTGCAGGGACGCCCTTTAAAGGCCGCCTATTCGCGAGCGAGTGGCCGGTGCTGGTCTGGGGCGTCTGCCGCTGACTATGACCCTATATGACCGCTCCAGAGCCTCCGGGCTCCAGCCGAGTTCAGGCCTTGTACAATTTCCAATATTTTTCGTTAATCGACAcaaatagaacattaaatatatataaaaactaattgcataatttatctataattgataagataatttttttaaacttagttaatttatgattaaacaataattattaaatacagacaaaaatactacagtgagcTAAACAAGGCATTACGTACTCGTATTGCACATGACATGCCACAGTTTACGTGTTCATAAGTCCTTTGCCTACTGCTATACTCCCTTGTGGtcctataaataaaaaaaaagaaatatccCACGATTGTTTTAGTGAAGTTAAttaaaatatcataaatttcatcaaatttataggaagtattaatatttatgcaCTAAATGAACAtactatgaaactatattttatatatatatatatatatatatatatatatatatatatatatatatatatatatatatatatatatatatatatatatatatatatatatatatatatatatatatatatatatatatatatatatatatatatatatatatatatatatatatatatatatatatatatatatatatatatatatatatatatatatatatatatatatatatatatatatatatatatatatatatatatatatatatatatatatatatatgacaaaTTGAGAGCTTGCTTGGATTGATCAGTTAGAGCTGGTTAGTAGATGGGGCTAAAGGTTAGCTCACAACTAGTTGGCTAACAACTACTCCATATGTCTCTTAATGTCTATTGTCGTGGAAAACATGTTGGTCAAACTTTATTAAATTTAAGTAAATTTGTGGAAATAGATTCAACGATCTATTTGATGAcattaattatatatcataaatattaatacttttatatatataaataatcatAGTTGAGTACATTTGACTCCTCGGAAAATAAGAACGACAGATAAAAAAAGATAGAGGGGGTATAGTCTAGCTAATGAATTATATCCTACAAATTAGATCCATGTTTAGATATACTGTGTCTAAAATTAACTAGTCAACAATTAGCCATACGTATCCAGGACGAGTCTTGGTTGGTGCTAATTTAATATCATAAATGTTCATTGATTTTTCTACAATTTTATTTAAACTTATAATAACTTGACTTTGACTAATTAAacccaaaaaatatttttttagatgGAGAGAGTATAAGTGGAACATGCCTCTATGCCCCACTCGGAGGGTCCACTACACCTACAAGTGGACCAATGACTGATTGCCGTCTAATTCACACAACCTTACGGATAGACTCAGGTCAAAGATAGATATTCCATAATCCCTTCATCCGCAAAAGAATCAATTCCAACAATTATCCTaaatcaaactttttaaactttgaccaaattccttaaaaaaatactaagatttgtggtatcaaattagtataattagatttatcatagaatatattttcataagatgcaCATTTTATATCATAGATGTTGTCACTCTAACATATTCTAAGAATTGATGGATTACGTTCTAAATTTTCTATTTACATAACTTTTGTTACATGTCTAGATAATAATTCATATTTTAATCTGTAGTTCTTATATTAGCTAAGAACTTGTACTAATTTCCAAACATCATTTCCCAGGAGGTACGTTCGTGACTGTGTTCTCCAAGCAATGAAGCGTGTGGTTCTTGGCTTTCTATGACACAGTATAGCTGACAAAAAGCAAATTATCAAGATACAAGACATCCTAACATCAAATTATTTTATTTGGGCCTGAGTTGCTTGATCTACAATAAAAGAACAGGAGCCTTTTCGATTTCTGAGCACTCAAGCCCACGCTtcctggttttttttttttttttttgagcaaacGCTTCCTGGGATTTGTTTGCCAAAGATGATGCTAAAAAAATTCAAGTCATCCTTCCAATTTGAGTTGTCTTGATTGGTATTAAAAGGCAACTTCAAGAATGCTGCATTATTCTTGCTGTAGACTGTAGACATTTCAAGCAAATATTACTGTCTCAAACTTGTTTCCTTTACTAATACTGAGAAACTTTTCTACCCTCGTATAATCATCCTATATAATTAGCACTGCAAAATGATCGTCTCAACCTACTTTACAAGGAGCCTCTGCTGTAGGATCCATGGGATAATAGTTAATACATTTGTTGCTCAGTTGCCACTGCGCCTCCAAAACTGTGCCTTTTCTACATCAGACATGATTATTGGAGGCATATCAAGTAGCATAAGCTGGAAAATCATGTAGCCCATCCTGATCAGGGATGATGGATATCTGCGCTTCTTTTGGAAGCGAGTCATCCACCACATTGGATTCTGCTTTAGCAGGCAACTCATTGCAGTGGATGGAGAGGGTTCGTTTCTCTTGCTGGAACAACCTGCAAGCAGAACAAAGATAAGTGAGCTTTTAGGTACTGCAGAGATAGAAATTACTAGGAGTGATAGCACTTACGGGTTTTTGCAAAGCATGGGACTTTGAATTGTTACAACATATTTGCAGGAAGAGATCTCCTTGATTGAACTAATCAGTACAGTAGGCTCCGAGCAGACAAATCTAACCTGTAGGACAAAACAAAGGCAGGGTGTGCACAGTCAAATGCACTGGCATGGTTGCTTTACTTCGTAGATTTATATTTTCTTTCTCACCTCTGTCTCCCGGGGAATATCTGTGAGATCACATACAGTCCCATTTTTATACAAGTGAACATGATACCTGAAACAAACCAGGAACAGAATATATTCATTCAAGACTGAGGGAGATATTTATTTCTCTTCCCACTTTCAGGAGAGTTCAGTACAGAACCTCTTAGATATATctttcacatgattgtcatcatTAGCTAACTCAGAGGTGCTATTTTCGTGGTATGCAGCAGTCGCGTCATCATCGTATTCACCTAGAACAAATTCTTGGATAACCTTCAAGAAAAGAAACACAGTTTACACAGCAATGCTGTAGCACTAGCGACTTTTGATTGCACATGTGGTGATGCCAACAAAACTGAAGGTACAGTTACTACTATTCAAAGCAAAGGCAAGGTATATTCTTTTCTCCACATTGTAACTAAGTACAGAACTTGCTTCTCCATTTGAAGCTAGCAATTCTTGCACTGGAACATCCCGAGATTTGTTTGAGGTGATGGATAGACAGAATAACAAAAAATGTAACAAATTTATTcaaggagaaaaaactctaaccTTTTCATCGTCTACATGGACCTGTCTGATTTTCCCATGATAACAGAACTCATACGACCACCAACCTTCGTGCTgtgcaaaataaataataatcaGTTTTTTAGGCATTGCTTACCAGGCACACATGTATATGACTGAAAATACACTGTGCATGCCCATGCATACGAAAGAATTATATGCTCACCCTGTAGAAACACTGATCCTTGAGAACCTCAAGTAACTCATCTGGCTCCTTTGGCTTAATTCTCCTTTCACTTTCTACTATAACATTAGTTGCATTTTGTGGGAGCATTGACTTCATGGTTTTAGTTTCTTCAACTGGTAGAAAGCACTTGTAACGTTTCCCCTCATGATTAGCCATTGGTACGGATTCCTGACCATTCTCCTGTTGAATACACCATAATCATCTCTAGTTAGAATAAAAGGGATCATGTTTGAAATATGCCAAGCAGTAATCTCCAGAGCAAAATTGTAAAATGGAAAATTCAAATGTGTTTTTTCCTGAAAGCGTGAAATTGACACGATGTAGCATAGACATGGTACGTTTGCATTGCCTGATTTATAGTCGACTGTCTTTCGCAGTGATGACCAACTGTGGTAAAGTCAAGaatgatttatatttatatatacaagCATTCGAAAATTGCCGGTAAACTTTAAGGAGTTTCAATTACAGTTCACTAGAACTTAATACCCATACAACCAGTCGACCACACATAACCAGCAATGAAATTGAGTAAGAACAAAAGAAAGCTCTTGGTTTGTTACAAACAAGGATCGGAAGGGCAAACCCATTAGAAATCTTACTGGATGGAACGGCGAATCAACAGGATGGAATTCGACGCGGTACCTTGGCTCACGCGAACTCCGCCCAAATGTCACACCTGACGATCAACACCCAGTTAAGCTCACTTCCAGCACATATCAGTGTTGAACAAAAGAAAACCTAAGAGCAAGCAGGACTATCAAACCAGCCCTCGATCCATATGCGCATTTAAAGCCAAAGTCTTTTGAACCACACTAAATCTGGGCAAGAATTTATAGTATATGGGTACTAGCCACTAGTTACCGCCAACATCGACCTACAGCCTTTGGATTTCTGACTTGACAAGAGAAGCCATCAAGAGACATTGACGAAGTGGTGGGTTCATTGTGTTTTTTTGAGGGAGTGGGAAGGTGGGGGGTAATCAATGGTGCTGGTGAGATCCAGTGCAGCCCCACGGCGCTCACCTGAAGTGGTGAAGACCTGGTCATTTGCTACAGCACCAGCGACCAGGAGGAAGAGCAGCGCGGATACCCGGC from Sorghum bicolor cultivar BTx623 chromosome 8, Sorghum_bicolor_NCBIv3, whole genome shotgun sequence encodes:
- the LOC8067455 gene encoding cytochrome c oxidase subunit 5C; this translates as MAGGRVAHATLKGPSVVKEIFIGMTLGLIAGGMWKMHHWNEQRKTRSFYDMLDKGQISVVVEE
- the LOC110429872 gene encoding protein OS-9 homolog; protein product: MGFAGRVSALLFLLVAGAVANDQVFTTSGVTFGRSSREPRYRVEFHPVDSPFHPENGQESVPMANHEGKRYKCFLPVEETKTMKSMLPQNATNVIVESERRIKPKEPDELLEVLKDQCFYRHEGWWSYEFCYHGKIRQVHVDDEKVIQEFVLGEYDDDATAAYHENSTSELANDDNHVKDISKRYHVHLYKNGTVCDLTDIPRETEVRFVCSEPTVLISSIKEISSCKYVVTIQSPMLCKNPLFQQEKRTLSIHCNELPAKAESNVVDDSLPKEAQISIIPDQDGLHDFPAYAT